The Chryseobacterium aureum genome contains a region encoding:
- a CDS encoding helix-turn-helix domain-containing protein has translation MKKTERLEEFSQRSTKRVQDMVGEPKIEHFGIFTRDNCPLTSAYGRRNFYKVALVLDPGKLFYADRWVDIDRPALQFSNPMIPYAWENEVEDRKGWFCLFNEEFLYQGERSGTLKQNPFFKAGGVPVFFLDSKEELLITGIFQNMLEEFNSDYAHKYDVLRNYLHIVMHQAIKLKPSEDYKQYGSSASRMTSLFLELLDRQFPVDPDIGLVLRSAQDYAENLSVHVNSLNRALKDIIGKTTSEYINHRIIQEAVYLLKQNQFNISEIAYMLGFQEPNNFTSYFKKHTGTSPSSVRSS, from the coding sequence ATGAAAAAGACAGAAAGACTAGAAGAATTCAGCCAAAGATCTACCAAAAGGGTACAAGATATGGTTGGTGAACCCAAAATAGAACATTTCGGTATCTTTACAAGAGATAACTGCCCCTTAACTTCTGCTTATGGCCGTAGAAATTTTTACAAGGTAGCGCTTGTGCTTGATCCCGGTAAACTGTTTTATGCAGACCGATGGGTAGATATTGATAGACCTGCACTGCAATTTTCAAACCCGATGATTCCCTATGCGTGGGAAAATGAGGTAGAGGATCGCAAAGGGTGGTTCTGTCTGTTCAATGAAGAATTTCTGTATCAGGGAGAGCGCAGCGGAACACTAAAACAAAATCCCTTCTTTAAAGCTGGAGGGGTGCCTGTTTTCTTTCTGGACAGCAAAGAAGAATTACTCATCACCGGCATATTTCAGAATATGTTGGAAGAATTTAATTCAGATTACGCTCATAAATATGATGTACTGCGCAATTACCTGCATATTGTAATGCATCAGGCTATTAAACTCAAGCCTTCGGAAGATTACAAACAGTATGGTAGTTCGGCTTCACGTATGACTTCTCTTTTTCTGGAGCTCCTTGACAGACAGTTTCCCGTTGATCCGGATATTGGCTTGGTTTTAAGATCAGCACAGGATTATGCCGAAAATCTGTCTGTTCATGTGAATTCCTTGAACCGGGCCCTGAAAGATATCATCGGAAAGACCACTTCGGAATATATTAATCATAGGATTATACAGGAAGCTGTTTATCTGTTGAAACAAAATCAATTCAATATTTCTGAAATCGCTTACATGCTGGGATTTCAGGAACCAAATAATTTTACCAGCTATTTTAAAAAACATACCGGTACATCACCCAGTTCTGTGAGAAGCTCTTAA
- a CDS encoding aldo/keto reductase: MTSRREFLKKTGQGVILAGAAAMLPGIATAEGLLTDTHADLSGYNPRFKLQHTFGMGGVPFGNEFEMIPERQAYETLEAAWNTGVRYYDVAPFYGLGLAERRYGMFLHNQNRADYVISTKVGRLLKASKHIDDRTLYPMSHSPNNVTYDYSGPAVRRSIEDSLQRLGIDSIDIVYVHDVAPDNKWLNGRWLEHFEVAAKGAFPELEKMKEEGLIKAWGVGVNTPDPILKVMQVAQPDIILLASQYSLIDHKNALNTIFPEVRKNNVSLVMGTNLNAGFLSGSNRYNYGGGVIPPEYLKKREELRAVAKAHHVDLRTAALQFASFPDVAAAIIPGVKSPNQIREDYESMHVKIPAAFWEELKNKKLIEPNAPTSKG; this comes from the coding sequence ATGACTTCAAGACGTGAATTTTTAAAGAAAACAGGGCAAGGTGTGATACTTGCCGGAGCAGCTGCAATGCTGCCGGGCATCGCAACGGCAGAAGGGCTATTAACAGATACACACGCTGACCTTTCGGGCTACAATCCAAGATTTAAACTGCAACATACTTTCGGGATGGGAGGAGTGCCCTTTGGAAACGAATTTGAAATGATTCCCGAACGTCAGGCTTACGAAACGCTGGAAGCAGCATGGAATACTGGTGTGAGGTATTATGATGTAGCTCCGTTTTACGGATTAGGACTTGCTGAACGCAGGTACGGTATGTTTTTACACAATCAGAACAGAGCAGATTATGTAATCAGTACGAAGGTAGGAAGACTACTGAAAGCATCTAAACATATTGACGACCGCACATTATATCCTATGAGTCATTCACCTAATAATGTTACTTATGACTATTCCGGGCCGGCAGTCAGAAGATCTATTGAAGACAGTTTACAGCGTCTTGGAATTGACAGTATAGATATTGTTTATGTTCACGACGTTGCTCCGGATAATAAATGGCTGAACGGGCGATGGCTTGAGCATTTTGAAGTCGCAGCAAAAGGGGCTTTTCCTGAATTGGAAAAGATGAAAGAAGAAGGATTGATAAAGGCTTGGGGAGTGGGTGTAAATACACCGGATCCCATACTGAAGGTCATGCAGGTTGCACAGCCGGATATTATATTACTGGCTTCCCAATACTCTCTTATTGACCACAAAAACGCATTAAATACTATATTTCCTGAGGTACGTAAAAATAATGTCAGCCTTGTAATGGGAACCAATCTTAATGCCGGGTTTTTATCAGGAAGCAACCGTTATAATTACGGTGGAGGAGTAATTCCTCCTGAATATCTTAAAAAAAGAGAAGAACTTAGAGCTGTTGCAAAAGCACATCATGTAGACCTCAGAACAGCAGCGCTTCAGTTTGCTTCTTTTCCGGATGTTGCAGCAGCTATTATTCCGGGGGTGAAGAGTCCAAACCAGATCAGGGAAGATTACGAGTCTATGCATGTTAAGATTCCTGCAGCATTTTGGGAAGAACTGAAAAACAAAAAATTAATAGAACCTAATGCACCGACCAGCAAAGGGTAA
- a CDS encoding NAD-dependent epimerase/dehydratase family protein, producing MKYKDLDRKMVFETRKFLMLFFVICIGNFSFSQSASQSKSPGEKKLKVLVTGHLGYVGSAFVKAFGNKYDIVGYDLLEGDDILDYDQLKRRMKGVDVVVHEAAIPAPVPGKNFNDYFRTNVEGTANVARAAYESGVKRLIYASSTTIYGIEGGIPFSYPISEGQSFVSQYLKADDLHTRDIDLSYHMSKVMAEQIIAWYGLNKKMETIVLRYGPIDKVNMGTHVSLENVVQATDLAVSSKDKFWYEAFSIVDGDVDFIDISKARKMLLYDPKPVQYNREQIIAPFQDRLKLGH from the coding sequence ATGAAATACAAAGATTTAGATCGGAAAATGGTATTTGAAACAAGAAAGTTCCTGATGCTGTTTTTCGTGATTTGCATCGGAAATTTTTCCTTTTCCCAATCAGCTTCTCAATCGAAGAGTCCTGGTGAGAAGAAATTAAAAGTTCTTGTTACCGGCCATCTGGGCTATGTTGGAAGTGCTTTTGTTAAGGCTTTTGGAAACAAGTATGATATTGTGGGCTATGATCTTCTTGAAGGCGATGATATTCTTGATTATGATCAACTGAAGAGAAGAATGAAGGGGGTAGATGTGGTGGTTCATGAAGCCGCAATACCTGCTCCTGTTCCGGGTAAAAATTTCAATGATTATTTCAGGACCAATGTGGAAGGTACGGCTAATGTTGCCCGGGCGGCTTATGAAAGCGGAGTTAAAAGGCTAATATACGCCAGTTCCACTACTATTTACGGAATAGAAGGAGGAATTCCGTTTTCCTATCCCATTAGTGAAGGACAGTCATTTGTTTCTCAGTATTTGAAAGCTGATGATCTGCATACACGTGATATCGACCTATCCTATCATATGAGTAAAGTTATGGCTGAACAGATCATAGCGTGGTACGGACTGAACAAAAAAATGGAAACCATTGTTTTACGCTACGGGCCGATTGATAAAGTCAATATGGGAACACACGTAAGTTTGGAGAATGTTGTGCAGGCAACGGATCTGGCTGTCAGCAGTAAAGATAAATTTTGGTATGAGGCTTTTAGTATCGTTGATGGTGATGTTGACTTTATTGATATTTCAAAGGCGAGAAAAATGCTTCTATACGATCCAAAACCGGTCCAATATAACAGGGAACAGATTATTGCACCTTTTCAGGATCGTTTAAAACTTGGCCATTAA
- a CDS encoding helix-turn-helix domain-containing protein yields the protein MKESSIASCYMSPSPGTEQFIPDHCFMYLVSGSMLVYDGHKEYKIHSGDYGIGRRNHLAKYIKQPEDQPFKKIFILFGQDFLKNFKDLYGFTAEETKAAGAIIPLAKDKLVKNFMDSIIPYFNEDGIMEEQFLDVKRTELLLVLLKVNPELANVFFDFASPEKIDLEEFMNRNYTFNVSVERFAYLTGRSLSAFKRDFEKIFHATPRQWLVQKRLEEAYYLIDKKGKKPSEIYLDLGFENFSHFSFAFKKLFGHPPTHLTGKNKSNR from the coding sequence ATGAAAGAATCAAGTATTGCTTCCTGTTATATGAGTCCTTCTCCCGGTACGGAGCAATTTATCCCAGACCATTGCTTTATGTATCTGGTCTCGGGCTCAATGCTTGTTTATGATGGACATAAGGAATATAAAATCCATTCCGGAGATTACGGCATAGGCAGGAGAAATCACCTGGCTAAATACATTAAACAACCGGAGGATCAGCCTTTCAAAAAGATATTCATTTTGTTCGGTCAGGATTTTCTAAAGAATTTTAAGGATTTGTACGGGTTTACTGCTGAAGAAACAAAAGCAGCAGGTGCTATCATTCCATTGGCTAAAGATAAGCTGGTTAAAAATTTTATGGATTCGATAATTCCTTATTTTAATGAAGATGGAATTATGGAAGAACAGTTCTTGGATGTTAAGCGGACTGAACTGCTGCTGGTGCTCCTGAAGGTGAATCCTGAACTTGCCAACGTCTTTTTTGACTTTGCCAGTCCCGAAAAAATAGATCTTGAGGAGTTTATGAACCGCAATTACACGTTCAATGTGAGTGTAGAGCGGTTTGCCTATCTCACGGGAAGAAGCCTGTCTGCTTTCAAACGTGACTTTGAAAAAATATTTCATGCCACTCCAAGGCAATGGCTTGTCCAGAAGCGGTTGGAAGAAGCGTATTATCTTATCGACAAAAAAGGCAAAAAACCTTCCGAGATCTATCTCGATCTTGGTTTTGAGAATTTTTCCCATTTCTCTTTTGCATTTAAAAAACTGTTCGGGCATCCGCCAACTCATTTGACCGGAAAGAATAAGAGCAACCGCTGA
- the mgrA gene encoding L-glyceraldehyde 3-phosphate reductase, producing the protein MKWIPKDNRYEKMLYNRTGNSGLLLPAISMGLWHNFGDDTPHKNKVDICTTAFDLGITHFDLANNYGPKPGSAEIAFGKILKEEFSGLRDELVISSKAGYYMWPGPYGEWGSKKYIIASCDQSLKRMGVDYVDIFYSHRYDPNTPLEETMMALDQLVRSGKALYVGISSYNSQRTKEAYEILKALGTPFIIHQPSYSMLNRWIEKDGLLETLDDLKLGSIVFSPLAQGMLTNKYLNDIPEDSRASQGKSLQQGFLTEENLQNIRELNAIAMKRGQTLAQMAIAWTLKQGRVTSALIGASKPQQVIDCVGALDNLEFTMDELKQIDLFAKDGGINLWQQSSENA; encoded by the coding sequence ATGAAATGGATTCCAAAAGATAATCGCTACGAAAAAATGCTGTATAACCGCACCGGTAATAGTGGACTTTTACTGCCAGCCATATCAATGGGGCTGTGGCATAACTTTGGCGATGACACTCCTCATAAAAATAAAGTTGATATCTGTACAACAGCATTTGATCTGGGTATCACGCATTTTGATCTGGCCAATAATTACGGACCAAAGCCGGGAAGCGCCGAGATCGCATTTGGGAAAATACTAAAGGAGGAATTCTCAGGACTGCGGGATGAACTTGTTATTTCTTCAAAAGCAGGATATTATATGTGGCCGGGTCCATACGGTGAATGGGGCAGCAAAAAATATATTATCGCCAGCTGCGATCAGTCTCTTAAAAGAATGGGAGTTGATTATGTTGATATTTTTTATTCCCACCGTTACGATCCCAATACACCATTGGAAGAAACCATGATGGCACTGGATCAGCTGGTTCGCTCCGGAAAAGCACTTTATGTAGGGATTTCATCTTACAATTCTCAGCGTACGAAAGAGGCTTATGAAATTCTCAAAGCTTTGGGTACACCATTCATTATCCATCAGCCCAGCTATTCCATGCTGAATCGTTGGATCGAGAAGGACGGATTATTAGAAACTCTGGATGATTTAAAATTAGGATCCATCGTATTTTCGCCTTTAGCGCAGGGAATGCTGACCAATAAATATCTGAACGATATTCCGGAGGACAGCAGAGCTTCTCAGGGCAAATCTTTACAGCAGGGATTTCTGACTGAAGAGAACCTCCAAAATATAAGGGAGCTGAATGCAATCGCCATGAAACGCGGTCAGACCTTAGCTCAGATGGCTATTGCCTGGACATTAAAACAAGGAAGGGTTACTTCCGCACTGATCGGAGCAAGCAAACCACAACAGGTTATTGATTGTGTTGGTGCTTTGGATAATCTTGAATTTACGATGGATGAGTTAAAACAAATCGATCTTTTTGCCAAAGACGGAGGCATAAATCTATGGCAGCAGTCTTCGGAAAATGCATAA
- a CDS encoding helix-turn-helix domain-containing protein, which yields MKITDLTNCPVEPMISPEHFLVDHTFLFLVKGSMRGFDGKTNVLLRSGECCMVVRNQLQRHSKIPVNGEFEKIIMPFSQEFLKEFSEKYKYDAGFKNQNRSAFICLPKKGLLKNYLQSLIPYYKGKSEIESKYLHVKSEELLLVLLEVKPELALILFDFGDPEKIDLLTFMQKNYKFNVSLEYLAFLSGRSLSTFKRDFKLLYNQTPSRWLIQRRLEEAHFLLENKRRRPGALYLELGFENFSHFTQCFKKKYGYTPSSLAESGRMVSNETDEPKS from the coding sequence ATGAAAATTACAGATTTGACTAACTGTCCGGTAGAACCAATGATCTCCCCCGAGCATTTTTTAGTGGATCATACATTTCTGTTTCTGGTCAAGGGATCAATGAGAGGCTTTGATGGAAAAACAAATGTCTTGCTCAGGAGCGGCGAGTGCTGTATGGTTGTCAGAAATCAGCTTCAGCGTCACAGCAAGATTCCCGTTAATGGAGAGTTTGAAAAAATTATTATGCCCTTCAGTCAGGAATTTCTAAAAGAATTTAGTGAAAAATATAAATACGATGCCGGCTTTAAAAATCAAAACCGGTCAGCATTTATTTGCCTGCCTAAAAAAGGACTGCTGAAAAATTATTTACAATCGCTGATTCCTTATTATAAAGGTAAGAGTGAAATTGAAAGTAAATATCTACACGTCAAGAGTGAAGAACTACTCCTGGTACTGTTGGAGGTAAAGCCTGAATTAGCGCTGATACTTTTCGATTTTGGTGATCCGGAAAAAATAGATCTCCTGACTTTTATGCAGAAGAATTACAAGTTCAATGTCTCTTTAGAATACCTTGCATTTCTTTCGGGCAGAAGTCTTTCCACATTTAAAAGGGATTTTAAGCTGCTGTATAACCAGACACCTTCTCGCTGGCTCATTCAACGGCGCCTTGAAGAAGCTCATTTTCTGCTGGAAAACAAAAGAAGAAGACCGGGTGCTTTGTATCTTGAGCTGGGATTTGAAAATTTTTCACATTTTACCCAGTGTTTTAAAAAAAAGTATGGTTACACGCCTTCCTCGCTGGCAGAATCAGGAAGAATGGTCTCCAATGAAACAGATGAACCCAAAAGTTAA
- a CDS encoding cupin domain-containing protein gives MMNQNKLEKQYTNKDFYKNGIFQKDVAKQAVKEVILSHGELYTDKIDREIWISDFGLGDFEHVGLASVTWFNDPLYDYFAMTMYLLPNQMIPEHIHRAIMEAPKKPAKYESWKVIRGWIYNFSEVGDPTPNPPLIPASFGSVKSKNFAIIRAGDTSALKKVETWHFMMAGPQGAIVDEYGVHHDRRGWFSSNPKAHPTK, from the coding sequence ATGATGAATCAGAATAAGCTGGAGAAACAGTATACCAATAAAGATTTTTACAAGAACGGCATCTTTCAGAAAGATGTAGCCAAACAGGCTGTTAAAGAAGTTATTTTAAGCCATGGTGAGCTTTATACTGATAAAATCGACAGGGAGATATGGATAAGTGACTTTGGGTTAGGTGATTTTGAGCATGTAGGACTGGCAAGTGTTACCTGGTTCAATGATCCCCTGTATGACTATTTTGCAATGACTATGTACCTATTGCCCAATCAGATGATCCCTGAGCATATTCATCGGGCCATAATGGAAGCGCCAAAGAAACCAGCAAAATATGAAAGCTGGAAAGTAATCAGAGGCTGGATATATAATTTTTCGGAAGTTGGTGATCCTACACCAAATCCTCCTTTGATTCCCGCTTCATTTGGATCAGTTAAAAGTAAGAATTTTGCCATTATAAGGGCAGGAGATACCTCGGCGCTGAAGAAAGTGGAAACCTGGCATTTTATGATGGCTGGCCCTCAGGGGGCAATTGTTGACGAATACGGTGTTCACCATGACCGTAGGGGCTGGTTCAGCTCTAATCCTAAAGCGCACCCAACTAAATAA